From the Lathyrus oleraceus cultivar Zhongwan6 chromosome 4, CAAS_Psat_ZW6_1.0, whole genome shotgun sequence genome, one window contains:
- the LOC127075361 gene encoding UBP1-associated protein 2C has protein sequence MDPTKKRKLDENGFGGEADHLKLSPSEARKVIERFTSDQLINILQDAVIRHPDVLSAARAIADTDISQRKLFIRGLGWDTTTDGLRSLFSTYGELEEAIVIVDKATGKSKGYGFVTFRHVDGALLALREPSKRIDGRVTVTQLAAAGNSGSNTNTADIAQRKIYVSNVPPDLAGDKLLAHFSLYGEIEEGPLGFDKQTGRSKGFALFVYKTPEGAQAALLEPVKNVEGRQLNCKLAITDGKQQRGGPDGVQPRGNTHGNGMGMAPAAGPGPGQYGGSVGMGPYGGFSGGHQGQPPMGNHPMNSSVGGGLSSVGSQAPSSVGGAGGYGGGHYGGYGGPTATGFGGSGGGSGYGGGSGGTGAGAGGGHSSAGGNVGLSSLYRLPSSGGMQAGGYPDSGHYSSSGYQNQHLPPAGASPVPRVQPGSMYPNGPPYY, from the coding sequence ATGGATCCCACCAAAAAGCGTAAGCTTGACGAGAACGGATTCGGCGGTGAAGCTGATCACCTAAAGCTCTCCCCGTCGGAAGCCCGTAAGGTAATCGAGCGTTTCACCTCCGACCAGCTAATTAACATCCTCCAAGACGCCGTCATCCGCCATCCTGATGTTCTCTCCGCCGCCCGCGCAATTGCTGACACCGACATCTCCCAACGCAAGCTATTCATCCGCGGCCTCGGCTGGGACACAACCACCGACGGTCTCCGCTCTCTCTTTTCAACTTATGGTGAACTTGAAGAAGCCATTGTCATTGTCGACAAGGCCACCGGTAAGTCTAAGGGTTATGGCTTTGTCACCTTCCGCCATGTGGATGGGGCTCTACTAGCTCTTCGTGAGCCTAGCAAGCGCATTGATGGACGGGTTACTGTCACGCAATTAGCTGCAGCAGGGAATTCGGGTTCTAACACCAACACAGCAGATATTGCGCAGCGAAAGATATATGTATCTAACGTGCCACCGGATCTCGCAGGAGATAAGCTTTTAGCCCATTTCTCACTGTATGGCGAGATCGAGGAAGGTCCATTGGGCTTTGATAAACAGACAGGAAGGTCGAAAGGGTTCGCTCTTTTTGTGTACAAGACACCTGAAGGGGCTCAGGCTGCGCTGTTGGAGCCCGTGAAGAATGTAGAGGGGCGGCAGTTAAATTGCAAGCTGGCAATAACAGATGGGAAGCAGCAACGTGGTGGGCCAGATGGGGTTCAGCCCCGTGGGAATACCCATGGAAATGGAATGGGGATGGCTCCTGCAGCTGGGCCTGGGCCGGGTCAATACGGTGGCTCTGTTGGTATGGGTCCTTATGGAGGGTTTTCTGGTGGGCATCAGGGTCAGCCTCCAATGGGTAACCATCCTAtgaattcgtctgttggcggTGGGTTGTCTTCTGTGGGGAGTCAGGCCCCGTCTTCAGTGGGTGGTGCGGGTGGGTATGGTGGTGGTCATTATGGAGGTTATGGTGGGCCTACAGCGACAGGTTTTGGTGGCAGCGGTGGCGGCAGCGGTTATGGAGGAGGTAGTGGTGGGACCGGTGCAGGTGCCGGTGGTGGACATAGTTCTGCTGGAGGTAATGTTGGGCTTTCTTCTTTGTACAGATTACCAAGTTCAGGTGGAATGCAAGCTGGAGGATATCCTGATAGCGGCCACTATAGTTCATCGGGTTATCAGAATCAGCATCTTCCTCCTGCTGGGGCGTCGCCGGTACCAAGGGTTCAACCTGGTTCCATGTATCCAAATGGGCCCCCTTACTACTAA